From Entelurus aequoreus isolate RoL-2023_Sb linkage group LG22, RoL_Eaeq_v1.1, whole genome shotgun sequence, one genomic window encodes:
- the LOC133639501 gene encoding protein Hook homolog isoform X3: MWLICPVSAVILTSLCDSRMAQDHRGEILKFQQEERLLLKAWKNMSSALQQQTLDGDLRPSGPVQSFLSRQRQSSRRRRLLQPR; the protein is encoded by the exons ATGTGGTTGATTTGTCCAGTGTCTGCTGTGATCCTGACAAGTCTATGTGACAGCAGGATGGCACAG GACCATCGGGGAGAGATTTTAAAGTTCCAGCAGGAGGAGCGACTTCTTCTTAAAGCTTGGAAAAACATG TCCTCCGCTCTCCAGCAGCAGACTTTGGATGGTGACCTCAGACCTTCAGGCCCGGTCCAGTCCTTCCTGTCCAGGCAGAGGCAGTCGTCACGCAGAAGGAGGCTGCTGCAGCCCAGATAG